A region from the Variovorax sp. RKNM96 genome encodes:
- the def gene encoding peptide deformylase yields MAKRIILSYPDKRLHTVAKPVQGVDARIKALVADMLETMYDAEGIGLAATQVDVHERLVVIDVSEERNKPIVLINPEITWASDEKVLNEEGCLSVPGVYDGVMRSTSVKVQALDENGEMRTIEADGLLAVCIQHELDHLLGKVFVEYLSPLKRNRIKSKLLKQQREEMRERA; encoded by the coding sequence ATGGCCAAACGAATCATTCTGAGTTACCCGGACAAGCGCCTGCACACGGTGGCCAAGCCGGTGCAGGGCGTCGACGCGCGCATCAAGGCCCTGGTCGCCGACATGCTGGAGACCATGTACGACGCCGAAGGCATCGGCCTGGCCGCCACCCAGGTCGACGTGCACGAGCGGCTCGTTGTCATCGATGTGTCCGAAGAGCGCAACAAGCCGATCGTGCTGATCAACCCCGAAATCACCTGGGCGAGCGACGAGAAGGTGCTCAATGAAGAGGGCTGCCTCTCGGTGCCGGGTGTCTACGACGGCGTGATGCGCTCCACCTCGGTCAAGGTCCAGGCGCTCGACGAGAACGGCGAAATGCGCACCATCGAGGCCGACGGCCTCTTGGCCGTGTGCATCCAGCACGAACTCGACCACCTGCTGGGCAAGGTGTTCGTCGAATACCTCTCTCCGCTGAAACGCAACCGCATCAAGAGCAAGCTGCTCAAGCAGCAGCGCGAAGAAATGCGCGAACGGGCTTGA
- a CDS encoding AzlD domain-containing protein: protein MRGTDLWTLGVIAGLALVTVLTRCFFFILDRPWGLPDWAHRALHYAPAAALAGVIAPEIVMTQGHLITTLHDARLYAAVVGGAYYFWRRGVLGTMLAGMAVYLPLHLWLGW from the coding sequence GTGAGGGGCACCGATCTCTGGACGCTGGGCGTGATCGCCGGCCTGGCCCTGGTCACGGTGCTCACGCGCTGCTTCTTCTTCATCCTCGACCGGCCCTGGGGCCTGCCCGACTGGGCGCACCGCGCGCTGCACTACGCGCCGGCCGCCGCGCTGGCCGGCGTGATCGCGCCCGAAATCGTCATGACGCAAGGCCACCTGATCACCACGCTGCACGACGCGCGCCTGTACGCGGCCGTCGTCGGCGGCGCCTACTACTTCTGGCGCCGCGGCGTGCTCGGCACGATGCTGGCGGGCATGGCGGTGTACCTGCCGCTGCACCTCTGGCTGGGCTGGTAA
- a CDS encoding LysM domain-containing protein: protein MKKLRSTERQRPNFLATLTALAVIGSCGATTAWAQNYPVTPQQRATAQQTAQAGVPLSELSPKAPDEYTVKSGDTLWAISRLYLLRPWRWPELWGMNINEIANPHRIYPGQVLYLDKSGGRARLTTRRGGVSGDGGTIKLSPRTRFDSLAGMALPTLNPSLIEPFLSEPIVVDAGTLESAPRIVAGNDSRVLLSRGDRAYARGNPESPLVEVPGPIQNFRIFRNATPLKDPGTGEILGYEAQYLGKAQLQRGESTTIETVEDKDIITVVPASIDIVASREEMRAGDRLLPEPPRQLLSYAPRAPSTQVDGRIISVYGNAVQFAAQNQVVAINKGTRDGIDSGHVLAILKNGETILDRTGARKETIKLPNERIGLLMVFRTFEKVSYALVLEINDTPKAGDFLVNP from the coding sequence ATGAAAAAGCTCAGATCCACCGAACGCCAGCGCCCCAATTTCCTCGCCACGCTGACCGCCCTGGCGGTAATCGGCAGTTGCGGCGCCACCACGGCCTGGGCTCAAAACTACCCCGTCACGCCGCAGCAGCGCGCCACCGCCCAGCAGACCGCCCAGGCGGGCGTGCCGCTGAGCGAGCTGTCGCCCAAGGCGCCCGACGAATACACGGTCAAGTCCGGCGACACGCTCTGGGCCATCTCCCGCCTCTACCTGCTGCGCCCCTGGCGCTGGCCGGAGCTGTGGGGCATGAACATCAACGAGATCGCCAACCCCCACCGCATCTACCCCGGCCAGGTTCTCTATCTGGACAAGAGCGGCGGCCGGGCGCGCCTGACCACCCGCCGCGGCGGTGTCAGCGGCGACGGCGGCACCATCAAGCTGTCACCACGCACCCGTTTCGATTCGCTGGCCGGCATGGCATTGCCCACGCTCAACCCGAGCCTGATCGAGCCCTTCCTGAGCGAGCCGATCGTGGTGGACGCCGGCACGCTCGAAAGCGCGCCGCGCATCGTGGCCGGCAACGACAGCCGCGTGCTGCTGTCGCGCGGCGACCGGGCCTACGCCCGCGGCAACCCCGAGTCGCCGCTGGTCGAGGTGCCGGGTCCGATCCAGAACTTCCGCATCTTCCGCAATGCCACGCCGCTCAAGGACCCGGGCACGGGCGAAATCCTCGGCTACGAGGCGCAGTACCTGGGCAAGGCCCAGCTGCAGCGCGGCGAATCGACCACCATCGAGACGGTCGAGGACAAGGACATCATCACGGTCGTTCCAGCCAGCATCGACATCGTGGCGTCGCGCGAGGAAATGCGCGCCGGCGACCGCCTGCTGCCCGAACCGCCGCGCCAGCTGCTGAGCTACGCACCGCGCGCGCCCTCGACGCAGGTCGACGGCCGGATCATCTCGGTCTACGGCAACGCGGTGCAGTTCGCGGCGCAGAACCAGGTGGTGGCCATCAACAAGGGCACGCGCGACGGCATCGACAGCGGCCACGTGCTGGCCATCCTGAAGAACGGCGAAACCATCCTCGACCGCACCGGCGCGCGCAAGGAAACCATCAAGCTGCCGAACGAACGCATCGGTCTCCTGATGGTGTTCCGCACCTTCGAGAAGGTGTCCTACGCGCTGGTGCTCGAGATCAACGACACCCCGAAGGCGGGCGACTTCCTCGTCAACCCCTGA
- the secF gene encoding protein translocase subunit SecF, which translates to MEFFRIHKTIPFMRHALALNIVSFVTFALAVFFLFHRGLHLSVEFTGGTVMEVAYKQSADVGKVREVVAKLGYQEVQVQSFGTSVQIRLPVHKGMTSTQQSDQVMDALKAVEPTVELRSNEFVGPQVGDELTSNGLKALAMVVVGIMIYLAFRFEWKFALATVLANLHDVVIILGFFAFFQWEFSLAVLAAVLAVLGYSVNESVVIFDRVRENFRRYRKMTTAEVIDSAITSTISRTIITHGSTQLVVLSMFFFGGPTLHYFALALTIGICFGIYSSCFVAAAIAMWLGVKREDLIKGGGPPTKREGDAEDDPNAGAVV; encoded by the coding sequence ATGGAATTCTTCCGGATCCACAAGACCATTCCGTTCATGCGCCACGCGTTGGCGCTGAACATCGTTTCCTTCGTCACCTTCGCGCTGGCGGTGTTCTTCCTGTTCCACCGCGGGCTGCACCTGTCGGTGGAGTTCACCGGCGGCACGGTGATGGAAGTGGCTTACAAGCAGTCGGCCGACGTCGGCAAGGTGCGCGAGGTCGTCGCCAAGCTGGGCTACCAGGAGGTGCAGGTGCAGAGCTTCGGCACCTCGGTGCAGATCCGCCTGCCGGTGCACAAGGGCATGACCTCGACCCAGCAGAGCGACCAGGTGATGGACGCCCTGAAGGCGGTCGAGCCGACGGTCGAGCTGCGCAGCAACGAATTCGTCGGTCCACAGGTGGGCGACGAACTCACCAGCAACGGCCTGAAGGCGCTCGCCATGGTGGTCGTGGGCATCATGATCTACCTGGCGTTTCGCTTCGAATGGAAGTTTGCGCTGGCTACCGTGCTGGCCAACCTGCATGACGTGGTGATCATCCTGGGCTTCTTCGCCTTCTTCCAGTGGGAGTTCTCGCTGGCGGTGCTGGCGGCGGTGCTGGCGGTGCTGGGCTACTCGGTGAACGAGTCGGTCGTGATCTTCGACCGGGTGCGCGAGAACTTCCGCCGTTACCGCAAGATGACAACGGCCGAAGTCATCGACAGCGCGATCACCTCGACCATCAGCCGCACGATCATCACCCACGGCTCCACGCAGCTGGTGGTGCTGTCGATGTTCTTCTTCGGCGGCCCGACGCTGCACTACTTCGCCCTGGCGCTGACCATCGGCATCTGCTTCGGCATCTACTCGTCGTGCTTCGTGGCCGCGGCCATCGCGATGTGGCTGGGCGTGAAGCGCGAAGACCTGATCAAGGGCGGTGGCCCGCCGACCAAGCGCGAAGGCGACGCCGAGGACGATCCGAACGCCGGCGCCGTCGTCTGA
- the dprA gene encoding DNA-processing protein DprA, which produces MERAELAGWLRLSLTPGIGDGAARKLLAAFGLPEGVFAQGDAALRQVVSTAQAEALQQAPHGLQAAIDQTWQWLQTAEGNGVTRRLVTLGDAGYPASLLEMADPPLMLYVLGAADFDLTQLQNSIAVVGSRNPTPQGATNARSFARALGDAGLPVISGLALGVDGAAHQGALDAAGDAPRLATVAVVGTGLDRVYPARHRDLAHRITLLGLIVSELPLGTPPLTQNFPKRNRLIAGLARGTLVVEAALASGSLITARLTSEQGKEVFAIPGSIHSPQSRGCHALIRQGAKLVESVADILEELSPLRTNGAAHATPSRGHAANDTSASEDPLLDALGFEPVSLDALSARTGWSAAALQARMLELELDGHISRLPGGLFQRMAST; this is translated from the coding sequence TTGGAACGCGCAGAACTCGCAGGCTGGCTGCGGCTTTCACTGACGCCGGGCATCGGCGATGGCGCCGCGCGCAAGCTGCTCGCGGCCTTCGGCCTGCCCGAAGGGGTTTTCGCGCAGGGCGATGCCGCGTTGCGGCAGGTCGTCAGCACCGCGCAGGCCGAGGCGCTTCAACAGGCGCCCCACGGCCTGCAGGCAGCGATCGACCAGACCTGGCAATGGCTGCAAACGGCCGAGGGCAATGGCGTCACCCGCCGCCTCGTCACGCTCGGCGATGCCGGCTACCCCGCGTCGCTGCTCGAAATGGCCGACCCGCCGCTGATGCTCTACGTGCTCGGCGCCGCGGACTTCGACCTGACACAGTTGCAGAACAGCATCGCCGTCGTCGGCAGCCGCAATCCGACGCCGCAAGGCGCCACCAACGCGCGCAGCTTTGCCCGGGCGTTGGGCGATGCGGGTCTGCCCGTGATCTCCGGTCTCGCACTGGGCGTCGACGGCGCAGCGCACCAGGGCGCGCTCGATGCGGCCGGCGATGCGCCGCGGCTCGCCACCGTGGCCGTGGTCGGCACCGGCCTGGACCGCGTGTACCCCGCGCGCCACCGCGACCTCGCGCACCGCATCACCTTGCTGGGGCTGATCGTGAGCGAGCTTCCGCTCGGCACGCCGCCCCTCACCCAGAATTTTCCGAAACGCAACCGGCTCATCGCGGGGCTTGCACGCGGCACGCTGGTGGTCGAGGCGGCCTTGGCGTCGGGCTCGCTCATCACCGCGCGGCTCACCTCGGAACAGGGCAAGGAAGTGTTCGCCATTCCGGGCTCGATCCACTCGCCGCAATCGCGCGGCTGCCATGCGCTGATCCGCCAGGGCGCCAAGCTGGTCGAATCGGTGGCCGACATCCTCGAAGAACTGTCGCCGCTGCGCACGAATGGCGCAGCACACGCGACGCCCTCGAGAGGCCATGCAGCCAACGACACATCCGCCTCCGAGGACCCGCTGCTCGACGCACTCGGCTTCGAGCCCGTGAGCCTCGATGCCCTCAGCGCACGCACCGGCTGGAGCGCAGCCGCGCTGCAGGCCCGGATGCTCGAGCTCGAGTTGGACGGACACATTTCACGCCTGCCTGGCGGCCTGTTCCAACGAATGGCATCCACCTAG
- a CDS encoding AzlC family ABC transporter permease — translation MFLSSAIRQRPEFRKGMRDMSSAALGIGAWGLMTGVAMVKSNMSVVEAVAMTLFVYAGSSQLAAIPLLFAGAPAWVILATGFCVNLRFVVFSLHLRPYLMHMPRWRRMTHGYLTADLSYALFTRQYPAPPVTVAEQQSQEAYLTGNYFVTWCSWMGMSLLGIALANLIPQTWGLGFAGVLSLVAIVCSMATTPLRILAALIAGATAVAAYALPLKLNIVVAIGAAVLLCFWLEKQFGLDPDAEDDK, via the coding sequence ATGTTTCTCTCATCGGCAATCCGCCAGCGCCCCGAATTCCGCAAGGGCATGCGCGACATGTCCTCGGCCGCGCTGGGCATCGGCGCCTGGGGCCTGATGACCGGCGTGGCCATGGTCAAGTCGAACATGAGCGTGGTCGAGGCGGTGGCGATGACGCTGTTCGTCTATGCCGGCAGCTCCCAGCTCGCGGCCATTCCGCTGTTGTTCGCGGGCGCGCCGGCCTGGGTGATCCTGGCGACGGGCTTCTGCGTGAACCTGCGCTTCGTGGTCTTCAGCCTGCACCTGCGGCCCTACCTCATGCACATGCCGCGCTGGCGCCGCATGACGCATGGGTACCTGACGGCGGACCTGAGCTATGCGCTCTTCACCCGCCAGTACCCGGCACCGCCCGTGACCGTTGCCGAGCAGCAGTCGCAGGAGGCCTACCTCACCGGCAACTACTTCGTGACCTGGTGCTCGTGGATGGGCATGAGCCTCCTGGGCATCGCGCTGGCCAACCTCATCCCGCAAACCTGGGGCCTGGGTTTCGCTGGCGTGCTGAGCCTGGTGGCGATCGTCTGCTCGATGGCGACCACGCCGCTGCGCATCCTGGCCGCGCTGATCGCCGGCGCCACCGCGGTCGCGGCCTACGCGCTGCCGCTCAAGCTCAACATCGTGGTGGCCATCGGCGCCGCGGTGCTGCTGTGCTTCTGGCTGGAGAAGCAGTTCGGGCTCGACCCCGATGCGGAGGACGACAAGTGA
- a CDS encoding DUF494 domain-containing protein, with protein MFEVLVFVYENYWRGDACPEPEQLGRKLSAHGFEADEIRDALHWLDGLSLATQGMQLELDADDEATATVTFRGAPEASLPQSDDAMRVYSQAEQEHLGAECLGFIRFLESSNVLPCGLREIVIERAMAAPGDPVALDELKIIVLMVHWSTGIEPDALVLDELCESREGRTAH; from the coding sequence ATGTTCGAAGTGCTTGTTTTTGTCTACGAAAACTATTGGCGCGGCGATGCCTGCCCCGAACCCGAGCAACTGGGCCGCAAGCTCAGCGCCCACGGTTTCGAGGCAGACGAGATCCGCGATGCCCTTCACTGGCTCGACGGCCTGAGCCTCGCAACGCAGGGCATGCAGCTGGAGCTCGATGCCGACGACGAGGCCACCGCCACGGTCACCTTCCGCGGCGCGCCCGAAGCCTCACTGCCGCAATCGGACGACGCCATGCGCGTCTACTCCCAGGCCGAGCAGGAACACCTGGGTGCCGAATGCCTCGGCTTCATCCGCTTTCTCGAATCGTCGAACGTGCTGCCGTGTGGATTGCGCGAAATCGTGATCGAGCGCGCGATGGCGGCCCCGGGCGATCCGGTGGCGCTCGACGAGCTCAAGATCATCGTGCTGATGGTGCACTGGAGCACCGGTATCGAGCCCGATGCATTGGTGCTCGACGAGCTCTGCGAAAGCCGCGAAGGGCGGACCGCGCACTGA
- the fmt gene encoding methionyl-tRNA formyltransferase, whose product MSRLKVAFAGTPEFARVALEAIAAAGHDVVLVLSQPDRPAGRGMKLQASPVKQFAVANSWPVTQPRSLRLDGKYPDEAATGRDALLQAQPDVMVVAAYGLILPQWVLDLPAHGCLNIHASLLPRWRGAAPIHRAIEAGDAETGITIMQMDAGLDTGDMLLREAVDIGADNTARLHDRLAALGGRMIVEALANLGGLTRTPQPAEGVTYANKVEKHEALIDWTQPADAIVRRIRAFDPFPGANSPLDGETIKLWTAHAVPAGAPAAPGTILSVSDTGVAVATGDTGVMLTELQRPGGKRLPVADFLRGFDLKPGQVFG is encoded by the coding sequence TTGAGCCGGCTCAAGGTCGCTTTTGCGGGCACGCCCGAGTTCGCGCGCGTCGCGCTGGAGGCCATCGCAGCCGCCGGCCATGACGTCGTGCTGGTGCTGAGCCAGCCCGACCGGCCCGCGGGCCGCGGCATGAAGCTGCAGGCTTCCCCCGTCAAGCAGTTCGCGGTTGCCAACAGCTGGCCGGTCACGCAGCCGCGCAGCCTCCGTCTGGACGGCAAGTACCCGGACGAAGCCGCCACCGGTCGCGATGCCCTGCTGCAGGCGCAACCCGACGTGATGGTGGTTGCCGCCTACGGGCTCATCCTGCCGCAGTGGGTGCTCGACCTGCCGGCGCACGGGTGCCTGAACATCCACGCGAGCCTCCTGCCGCGCTGGCGCGGCGCCGCGCCGATCCACCGCGCCATCGAGGCTGGCGATGCCGAGACCGGCATCACCATCATGCAGATGGACGCGGGCCTGGACACCGGCGACATGCTGCTGCGCGAGGCCGTGGACATCGGCGCCGACAACACCGCCCGCCTGCACGACCGCCTGGCCGCGCTCGGCGGCCGGATGATCGTCGAGGCCCTGGCGAACCTCGGTGGCTTGACCCGCACGCCGCAGCCCGCCGAAGGCGTCACCTATGCCAACAAGGTCGAGAAGCACGAAGCGCTGATCGACTGGACCCAGCCCGCCGACGCCATCGTGCGACGCATCCGGGCCTTCGATCCGTTTCCGGGTGCCAACAGCCCGCTCGACGGCGAGACCATCAAGCTCTGGACCGCGCACGCGGTGCCCGCCGGCGCGCCGGCCGCGCCCGGCACGATCCTGTCCGTCAGCGACACCGGCGTCGCGGTGGCCACCGGAGACACGGGCGTGATGCTCACCGAGCTCCAGCGTCCGGGCGGCAAGCGCCTGCCCGTGGCCGATTTCCTGCGCGGCTTCGACCTGAAGCCCGGGCAGGTGTTCGGCTGA
- the secD gene encoding protein translocase subunit SecD has translation MNRYPVWKYTIIVIVLLVGLVYALPNFFGESPAVQVSAAKSTIKIDASTQARVEGVLKAAGLAPDLLTLEPTAVRARFVTTDDQIKARDALQQALVPNADEASYVVALNLVSRSPHWLTALHAFPMYLGLDLRGGVDFLLQVDMRGVLDKKAESFAGDIRSALRDKKVRGSAVNRNGQTVEITLRDAASLDIARRLIQDQMPDLSTVESQQGTESRIVASIKPEAARRFQDAALKQNVTTLHNRINELGVAEPVIQQQGIDRIVVQLPGMQDPAQAKTIIGRTATLEMRLVDESAEGRAAEQGTGPVPFGSEKFLDRSGRAVIVKKQVLVTGENLTDAQPGFEQQTNQPKVDLTMDSKGGNIMRQVSIENYKKRMAMLIFEKGKGEVLTAPSINGELGNRFQVSGSMTVAEANDLALLLRAGSLAAPMEIIQERTIGPTQGAENIKKGFDSVMYGFAAIMVFMCLYYALFGVFSSIALAVNLMLLVAILSILQATLTLPGIAAMALAIGVAIDSNVLINERVREELRNGASPQAAIHAGYERAWGTILDSNVTTLIAGIALLAFGSGPVRGFAVVHCIGIVTSMFSAVFFSRGLVNFWYGQKKKLKSVSIGTVWRPKTDGTDAAVLAETK, from the coding sequence ATGAACCGTTACCCGGTCTGGAAGTACACGATCATCGTGATCGTGCTGCTCGTGGGGCTCGTCTACGCCCTGCCCAATTTCTTCGGCGAGTCGCCTGCGGTGCAGGTGTCGGCGGCCAAGTCCACCATCAAGATCGATGCGTCGACGCAGGCCCGGGTCGAGGGCGTGCTCAAGGCGGCGGGCCTCGCGCCCGACCTGCTGACACTCGAGCCGACCGCGGTGCGGGCGCGCTTCGTCACCACCGACGACCAGATCAAGGCGCGCGACGCGCTGCAGCAGGCCCTGGTGCCGAATGCGGACGAAGCCTCCTACGTGGTGGCGCTGAACCTCGTGTCGCGGTCGCCGCACTGGCTGACGGCGCTGCATGCCTTCCCGATGTACCTGGGCCTCGATCTGCGCGGCGGGGTCGACTTCCTGCTGCAGGTCGACATGCGCGGCGTGCTGGACAAGAAGGCCGAGTCCTTCGCCGGCGACATCCGCTCGGCCCTGCGCGACAAGAAGGTGCGCGGCAGTGCGGTGAACCGCAACGGCCAGACCGTCGAGATCACGCTGCGCGATGCCGCCAGCCTCGACATCGCCCGGCGCCTGATCCAGGACCAGATGCCCGACCTGAGCACCGTCGAGAGCCAGCAGGGCACCGAGTCGCGCATCGTGGCGAGCATCAAGCCCGAGGCCGCGCGCCGCTTCCAGGACGCGGCGCTCAAGCAGAACGTGACCACGCTGCACAACCGGATCAACGAACTCGGCGTGGCCGAGCCGGTGATCCAGCAGCAGGGCATCGACCGCATCGTCGTGCAACTGCCCGGCATGCAGGACCCGGCCCAGGCCAAGACCATCATCGGCCGCACCGCCACGCTCGAAATGCGCCTGGTGGACGAAAGCGCCGAAGGCCGCGCAGCCGAGCAGGGCACGGGGCCGGTGCCGTTCGGCTCCGAGAAATTCCTCGACCGTTCGGGCCGCGCCGTGATCGTGAAGAAGCAGGTGCTGGTCACCGGCGAGAACCTCACCGATGCGCAGCCCGGCTTCGAGCAGCAGACCAACCAGCCCAAGGTCGACCTGACCATGGACTCGAAGGGCGGCAACATCATGCGGCAGGTCAGCATCGAGAACTACAAGAAGCGCATGGCCATGCTGATCTTCGAGAAGGGCAAGGGCGAAGTGCTCACAGCTCCCTCGATCAACGGCGAACTGGGCAACCGCTTCCAGGTGTCGGGCTCGATGACCGTGGCCGAAGCCAACGACCTCGCGCTGCTGCTGCGCGCCGGCTCGCTGGCCGCGCCGATGGAAATCATCCAGGAACGCACCATCGGCCCGACGCAAGGCGCCGAGAACATCAAGAAGGGCTTCGACAGCGTGATGTACGGCTTCGCCGCGATCATGGTGTTCATGTGCCTCTACTACGCGCTGTTCGGCGTGTTCTCGTCGATCGCGCTGGCGGTCAACCTGATGCTGCTGGTGGCGATCCTCTCGATCCTGCAGGCCACGCTCACGTTGCCTGGCATCGCGGCCATGGCGCTGGCGATCGGGGTGGCCATCGACTCCAACGTGCTGATCAACGAGCGCGTGCGCGAAGAGCTGCGCAACGGGGCGTCGCCGCAGGCGGCCATCCATGCGGGCTACGAGCGCGCCTGGGGCACCATTCTTGACTCCAACGTGACCACGCTGATCGCGGGCATCGCGCTGCTGGCCTTCGGCTCGGGCCCGGTGCGCGGCTTCGCGGTGGTGCACTGCATCGGCATCGTCACCTCGATGTTCTCGGCCGTGTTCTTCTCGCGCGGTCTGGTGAACTTCTGGTACGGACAGAAGAAGAAGCTCAAGAGCGTGTCGATCGGCACGGTCTGGCGTCCAAAGACCGATGGCACCGATGCCGCGGTCTTGGCCGAAACCAAATAA
- a CDS encoding DUF1631 family protein: MSIARSASSLQLARETRERFVLATEGAIVPLARAIRDRLTQLASEVSNARAMQEHRDDFVAFQGQATQWVTLSQTSWRKALGAAAPTGGLTTFPTALRLELIGDEVVETNILASRLAQVIHDKASFELSDLRLRIQHLEGTNELDSKDVLKPETLARLLVEQWLAAGLSRELWARVQDTVQQQLIDVIVKAYESANAFLIANGVMQEIDLKSFVRRTGNAAGAGNSGGFNTSFAGGAASATAPMMDGGGQPQRPAFGAQAQQYSQQPQQSQPQATVPMPTASSTIGGSPLTIARQRAQTALLSLKRFVTARIGGDTNAGSQNSTTAPATTPAGRATGPAGSGGNTAPRQFSRTFAGAIAEAEVAYRMAATQYMDASGEQATVIQQTAVDLRRRSTELKKRAPTTADKATVEIVALMFQAILAEERIPFSARVWFARLQMPVLRVAIAEPEFFGTLQHPARMLIDRMGSCVMGFDAAAITGSALEGEIRRVVQVIEQYPETGQRVFKLVFDEFVAFLNRYLTQSDSTQRVMSVAQQVEQKETMAIQYTIELRKMLNDMPVRDEIREFLFKVWAEVLAIAALRYGAQGEQTVMLKRVASELVWAASAKPNRTDRARVIQDLPQLLQRLRQGMALLGIVDEPQEAHIKTIGATLSDAFLSKTEAIPQAKIEAMAERLAHLEDFVSDIGGTADLPLDAHSIELLLGVDAASIEVVPDAAGVQVPEDMLAWAHELQVGNWFMLDHNDRVSQVQFVWRSDRKQLHLFATADGRSFLIQAGRLATYLQAGLLVPAEEETLTVRATREALAKLDANPERLLN, translated from the coding sequence ATGAGCATTGCGCGGTCCGCCTCTTCCCTGCAGCTCGCACGCGAGACGCGTGAGCGTTTCGTATTGGCCACGGAAGGGGCCATCGTTCCGCTGGCCCGCGCGATCCGCGACCGGCTGACGCAGCTGGCCTCGGAAGTGAGCAACGCCCGCGCCATGCAGGAGCACCGCGACGATTTCGTGGCGTTCCAGGGCCAGGCCACGCAATGGGTGACGCTCTCGCAGACGAGCTGGCGCAAGGCGCTCGGCGCCGCTGCGCCAACCGGCGGACTGACGACCTTTCCCACGGCGCTGCGGCTCGAGCTGATCGGCGACGAGGTGGTCGAGACCAACATCCTCGCCTCGCGCCTCGCGCAGGTGATCCATGACAAGGCGAGCTTCGAGCTCAGCGACCTGCGCTTGCGCATCCAGCACCTGGAAGGCACGAACGAGCTCGATTCGAAGGACGTGCTCAAGCCCGAGACGCTGGCCAGGCTGCTGGTGGAACAGTGGCTGGCGGCCGGCTTGAGCCGGGAGCTCTGGGCCCGGGTGCAGGACACGGTGCAGCAGCAGCTGATCGATGTGATCGTCAAGGCCTACGAGAGCGCCAACGCCTTCCTGATCGCCAACGGCGTGATGCAGGAGATCGACCTCAAGAGCTTCGTGCGGCGCACCGGCAATGCCGCGGGTGCCGGCAACAGCGGTGGATTCAACACCTCGTTTGCAGGTGGGGCCGCTTCGGCGACCGCGCCGATGATGGACGGCGGCGGCCAGCCGCAGCGCCCCGCCTTCGGCGCCCAGGCGCAGCAGTATTCGCAACAGCCGCAGCAGTCGCAACCGCAGGCCACCGTGCCGATGCCCACCGCCTCGTCGACGATCGGCGGCTCGCCGCTGACGATCGCGCGGCAGCGCGCCCAGACCGCGCTGTTGAGTCTCAAGCGATTCGTCACGGCGCGCATCGGCGGCGACACCAACGCCGGCTCGCAGAATTCGACCACCGCGCCTGCCACCACGCCGGCAGGCCGCGCGACCGGCCCCGCGGGCAGCGGCGGCAACACCGCTCCGCGGCAGTTCTCCAGGACCTTTGCCGGCGCCATCGCCGAAGCCGAGGTGGCCTATCGCATGGCGGCCACGCAGTACATGGACGCGTCGGGCGAGCAGGCCACGGTCATCCAGCAGACGGCGGTCGACCTGCGCCGGCGCAGCACCGAACTCAAGAAGCGTGCGCCCACCACGGCCGACAAGGCCACGGTCGAGATCGTCGCGCTCATGTTCCAGGCCATCCTTGCGGAAGAGCGGATTCCCTTCTCGGCGCGCGTGTGGTTCGCGCGGCTGCAGATGCCGGTGCTGCGCGTGGCCATCGCCGAGCCCGAGTTCTTCGGCACGCTGCAGCACCCCGCGCGCATGCTGATCGACCGCATGGGCTCCTGCGTGATGGGCTTCGACGCGGCCGCCATCACCGGCAGCGCGCTCGAAGGCGAGATCCGCCGCGTGGTGCAGGTGATCGAGCAGTACCCCGAGACCGGCCAGCGCGTGTTCAAGCTGGTGTTCGACGAGTTCGTCGCCTTCCTCAACCGCTATCTCACGCAGAGCGACAGCACGCAGCGCGTGATGAGTGTGGCGCAGCAGGTCGAGCAGAAGGAAACGATGGCGATCCAGTACACCATCGAGTTGCGCAAGATGCTCAACGACATGCCGGTGCGCGACGAGATCCGCGAGTTCCTGTTCAAGGTCTGGGCCGAGGTGCTCGCGATTGCCGCGCTGCGCTACGGTGCGCAGGGCGAGCAGACGGTGATGTTGAAGCGCGTGGCTTCCGAGCTGGTCTGGGCCGCGAGCGCCAAGCCCAACCGCACCGACCGCGCGCGCGTCATCCAAGACCTGCCGCAACTGCTGCAACGCTTGCGCCAGGGCATGGCACTGCTGGGCATCGTCGACGAGCCGCAGGAAGCGCACATCAAGACCATCGGCGCCACGCTGTCCGATGCGTTCCTGTCGAAGACCGAGGCGATTCCGCAGGCCAAGATCGAAGCGATGGCCGAGCGCCTCGCGCACCTGGAAGATTTCGTGAGCGACATCGGCGGCACCGCCGACCTGCCGCTCGATGCCCACAGCATCGAGCTGCTGCTGGGCGTGGACGCCGCCTCGATCGAGGTGGTGCCCGATGCCGCCGGTGTGCAGGTGCCCGAGGACATGCTGGCCTGGGCGCACGAACTGCAGGTGGGCAACTGGTTCATGCTGGACCACAACGACCGCGTGAGCCAGGTCCAGTTCGTCTGGCGCAGCGATCGCAAGCAGTTGCACCTGTTCGCCACGGCGGACGGTCGCAGCTTCCTGATCCAGGCGGGGCGGTTGGCGACGTACCTGCAGGCGGGCCTCCTGGTGCCGGCCGAGGAAGAGACGCTCACGGTGCGCGCCACGCGCGAGGCGCTGGCGAAGCTCGATGCGAATCCGGAGCGGTTGCTGAACTAG